Part of the Aquimarina sp. TRL1 genome, GTAAACAGACCGGATGAGGTAGCTGTAGAAGTTTTCTTTACAGGAAAACTACTCTTTCAATAGCGGTTATTCAGAAGTTAATTCCCGGAATAAGCTTTCCAGGCTTTTGTTTTGTTTTCTTAGCTGTAAAATCTTTAGCTCATTTTCGTTGGCAAAATCAAAAACCGCAGTACGCATATCAGTAGTAGTATCAAAAATTAGCTCATAAACAAGTCCATACGTATTTGTGACTGTCTTGATATTAGGAATTCTTTTTAGAAAAGCATCTTCTATTCTGTAATCAAATTCTACTTCAATAATCTGAGAAGAAGCATCTGTCAGATCTTTTAAGTAAGAGTCATTGACAATTTTCCCTTTTTTGATAATGATAACTCTGTCGCACATAGCTTCAACTTCCTGCATGATATGTGTAGAAAGCAAGATCGTTTTTGTTTGTCCGATCGCACGGATAAGTTCCCTGATTTCGACCAGCTGGTTAGGATCAAGACCTGTGGTAGGTTCATCGAGTATTAATACTTTTGGGTCGTGTAGAAGAGCTGCGGCGAGCCCGATTCTCTGTCTGTATCCTTTTGATAACTGATTGATTTTTTTATGGGCTTCAGTTGTTAAACCGGTTAGGGAAATTACTTCCTCAATTCGCGAAGAAGAAATTTGGTGTAGTTGTGCTTTGAAAAGCAGGTATTCCCTAACATACATTTCTGTATAGAGGGGGTTGTGTTCTGGGAGGTAACCGATACTTTTTTGAACCAAAAGAGCTTCGGTAACCGTGTCATGACCATTGACAATCGCTGTTCCCTCTGAAGCATTCAGATATGTAGTCAATATTTTCA contains:
- the gldA gene encoding gliding motility-associated ABC transporter ATP-binding subunit GldA, with product MSISVSNISKHYQSQKALDTISFSIKEGEIVGFLGPNGAGKSTMMKILTTYLNASEGTAIVNGHDTVTEALLVQKSIGYLPEHNPLYTEMYVREYLLFKAQLHQISSSRIEEVISLTGLTTEAHKKINQLSKGYRQRIGLAAALLHDPKVLILDEPTTGLDPNQLVEIRELIRAIGQTKTILLSTHIMQEVEAMCDRVIIIKKGKIVNDSYLKDLTDASSQIIEVEFDYRIEDAFLKRIPNIKTVTNTYGLVYELIFDTTTDMRTAVFDFANENELKILQLRKQNKSLESLFRELTSE